A part of Paraliobacillus zengyii genomic DNA contains:
- the ectB gene encoding diaminobutyrate--2-oxoglutarate transaminase, whose product MKIFDDLESEVRSYVRSFPTIFTKTKGYKMWDKQGKEYIDFFSGAGALNYGHNNDKMKKKLIEYIESDGITHSLDMASTAKVDFLETFRDVILKPRDLDYKIMFPGPTGTNTVESALKLARKVTGRTDIISFTNGFHGMTIGSLSVTGNSMKRKGAGIPLQNVVTMPYDNYVDDDHSIEYLERFLEDSGSGVAIPAAIILETVQGEGGINAASFEWLKKIETVCKRWGILLIVDDVQAGVGRTGTFFSFEPAGIKPDIVCLSKSLSGYGLPFAVTLVQPEIDKFAPGEHNGTFRGNNHAFVTATAALDYWRDDALENNVKVKSQTIIDFLETMVEKYPELKGEVRGRGFMVGVASEVEGLSNKIAAKAFELGLIMETSGPNDEVFKLFPALNIDDEGLNKGLEILEASIKSVVKKPVTN is encoded by the coding sequence ATGAAAATTTTTGATGATTTAGAATCTGAGGTACGTAGTTATGTGCGAAGTTTTCCAACCATTTTCACCAAGACAAAAGGATACAAAATGTGGGATAAACAAGGGAAAGAGTACATTGATTTCTTCTCTGGTGCCGGTGCTCTTAACTATGGTCATAATAACGATAAAATGAAGAAAAAACTAATAGAATATATAGAGAGTGATGGAATTACACACTCACTTGATATGGCTTCTACAGCAAAAGTAGATTTTTTAGAAACTTTCCGTGATGTTATTTTAAAACCACGTGATCTTGATTATAAAATTATGTTCCCTGGACCAACTGGTACAAACACAGTAGAGAGCGCATTAAAATTAGCGCGTAAAGTAACAGGTAGAACAGATATTATTAGTTTCACGAATGGTTTTCACGGTATGACAATTGGATCATTATCTGTGACCGGTAACTCCATGAAGCGTAAGGGAGCTGGTATCCCATTACAAAATGTTGTAACAATGCCTTATGATAATTATGTCGATGATGATCATTCAATTGAATATCTAGAACGCTTTTTAGAAGATAGTGGTAGTGGCGTTGCGATTCCAGCGGCTATTATTTTAGAAACTGTTCAAGGTGAAGGTGGCATTAACGCTGCAAGCTTTGAATGGTTGAAGAAAATAGAAACAGTATGTAAGCGTTGGGGCATTTTGCTAATTGTTGATGATGTCCAAGCAGGTGTCGGTCGCACTGGTACGTTCTTTAGTTTTGAACCAGCAGGCATTAAACCAGATATCGTTTGTCTATCTAAATCACTTAGCGGTTATGGTTTACCATTCGCAGTGACATTAGTTCAACCAGAGATAGATAAGTTTGCACCAGGTGAGCATAATGGAACATTCCGTGGTAATAATCATGCATTTGTTACTGCAACTGCCGCACTTGATTACTGGAGAGACGATGCACTAGAGAATAATGTAAAAGTAAAATCACAGACAATCATTGATTTCTTAGAAACAATGGTCGAAAAATATCCGGAACTTAAAGGTGAAGTACGTGGTCGTGGCTTTATGGTTGGTGTTGCTTCAGAAGTTGAAGGTCTTTCTAATAAGATTGCTGCAAAAGCATTCGAACTTGGTCTTATAATGGAAACATCTGGCCCAAATGATGAAGTATTTAAATTATTCCCTGCCTTAAACATTGATGATGAGGGATTAAATAAAGGCTTAGAAATACTTGAAGCAAGTATTAAATCAGTCGTAAAAAAACCAGTTACTAATTAG
- a CDS encoding ABC transporter permease, which yields MLISMFGAVESGVIYAIMALGVYLSFRILDFPDLTVDGSFVTGAAIAAISIVNGVPTIIATLLAVLAGFIAGSITGILNTKGKINPLLSGILMMIALYSINLRIMGRPNLPLLNEPTIFKQLQELWASTGIDQALNAFLTSIGAERLPTTWSIVIIMVVVTAIIKLITDYFLKTEIGLALRATGDNEKMIRSFSANTDNLTIVGLGISNALVALSGALIAQYQGFADAGMGIGMIVIGLASVIIGEALFGTKTIMRTTLAVIGGAIVYRIVVTFALRLDFLDTGDMKLITSLMVIIALVVPKIIDRQKEANRKKRKRQELQARLKGEV from the coding sequence ATGTTAATATCAATGTTTGGAGCGGTTGAATCAGGCGTTATTTATGCGATAATGGCTTTAGGTGTCTATTTATCATTTCGTATATTAGATTTCCCAGATTTAACAGTGGATGGTAGTTTCGTAACAGGTGCAGCAATTGCAGCAATTTCAATTGTAAATGGTGTACCAACAATTATAGCAACGCTTCTAGCAGTGTTAGCGGGTTTTATTGCTGGTAGTATTACAGGAATATTAAATACTAAAGGTAAAATCAATCCGCTTTTATCAGGTATCTTGATGATGATTGCATTATACTCGATTAATCTGCGTATCATGGGGCGACCTAATTTGCCACTATTAAATGAGCCAACTATATTTAAACAATTACAAGAATTATGGGCATCAACAGGAATTGATCAAGCTTTAAATGCTTTTCTTACTTCAATAGGAGCAGAACGACTACCAACCACTTGGTCAATCGTTATTATTATGGTTGTGGTTACAGCAATTATTAAACTTATAACAGATTATTTTTTAAAAACCGAAATTGGCTTAGCATTACGTGCTACCGGTGATAATGAAAAGATGATTCGCAGTTTTTCAGCAAATACAGATAACTTAACAATTGTAGGACTAGGAATTTCTAATGCATTAGTCGCTCTTTCTGGTGCATTGATTGCGCAATATCAGGGATTTGCTGACGCTGGTATGGGAATTGGTATGATTGTTATCGGTTTAGCCTCTGTCATTATTGGTGAAGCTTTATTTGGGACAAAAACAATCATGCGTACGACATTAGCTGTTATTGGTGGAGCAATTGTATATCGCATTGTTGTAACTTTTGCTCTCCGTTTAGATTTCTTAGACACTGGGGATATGAAGTTAATTACGTCACTTATGGTGATTATAGCATTAGTCGTTCCGAAGATAATTGATAGACAAAAAGAAGCTAATCGAAAGAAAAGAAAAAGGCAAGAATTACAGGCGCGTTTGAAAGGAGAGGTATAA
- a CDS encoding YueI family protein, with translation MKKDVEDYLQDGIYGAKEINPAERKVFLGTLRERVVFVLTKGQVMKAKGIKELEQLIKENPTTTILLNGNISFGFFKPYRQLATKHKVLYTTVNNRDAESDFGLVLTYDYAIDKEDIYLQEEEELESEQKKKPSFWKRLFGYNQ, from the coding sequence TTGAAAAAAGATGTAGAAGATTATTTGCAAGACGGTATCTACGGTGCGAAAGAGATTAACCCTGCTGAACGAAAGGTTTTTTTAGGTACACTTCGTGAAAGAGTTGTTTTCGTACTTACAAAAGGGCAAGTAATGAAAGCTAAAGGAATAAAAGAATTAGAACAACTGATAAAAGAAAACCCTACGACTACTATTTTGTTGAACGGAAATATTTCATTTGGGTTTTTTAAGCCTTATCGCCAATTAGCAACAAAACATAAAGTCCTCTATACCACTGTTAATAATAGAGATGCTGAATCGGATTTCGGTCTTGTATTGACGTATGATTACGCTATTGATAAAGAAGATATTTATTTACAAGAGGAAGAAGAATTAGAATCAGAGCAAAAGAAAAAGCCGTCCTTCTGGAAACGACTTTTTGGATATAATCAATAA
- a CDS encoding PLP-dependent aminotransferase family protein: MKYGFSHRVRYLRSSAVRDILKVVNKGDVISFAGGLPDEGLFPVEAMQQAFTKALTSGNKALQYGETEGLLALRERLVERMKCKGISRRPEDILVTSGSQQAIDLFARIMFNPGDIVLTENPTYLAALQVFSSYETNVVAVDSDHDGMLETDLEEKIKTLKPKCIYVVPTYSNPGGKVWSLDRRKKLLSLAKKYHVVILEDDPYGDIQFEKKETPPSLASMDQNKYVLYTSTISKTVAPALRIGWIVGPHQIIRLMAQAKQATDLHTNSISQHALVHLIDDFDIDGHIQRIRDTYYERMLIMKNLLDQVELEGMSYTEPKGGMFMWVNMPKHINTTKLLETAVSKGVAFVPGAPFYVSNPEENTMRLNFTNANPESIKIGMERLVSVIEETKLQLT; this comes from the coding sequence ATGAAATATGGTTTTTCACATCGTGTACGTTATTTAAGGTCTTCAGCAGTTCGTGATATTCTGAAAGTCGTAAATAAAGGGGATGTGATTTCTTTTGCAGGGGGATTACCAGATGAAGGTTTATTTCCAGTCGAGGCGATGCAACAAGCTTTTACTAAGGCGCTAACATCGGGTAATAAAGCACTACAATATGGTGAAACAGAAGGGCTATTAGCATTAAGAGAAAGGTTAGTAGAAAGAATGAAGTGTAAAGGTATATCGCGACGACCAGAGGATATTTTGGTTACGTCTGGTTCACAACAAGCAATTGATCTGTTTGCTCGTATTATGTTTAATCCAGGTGATATAGTTCTAACGGAAAATCCGACATACTTAGCTGCTTTGCAAGTATTCTCTTCTTATGAAACAAATGTTGTAGCAGTTGATTCAGATCATGATGGTATGCTCGAAACAGACTTAGAGGAAAAGATTAAAACGCTAAAACCTAAATGTATTTATGTTGTGCCAACTTATTCAAATCCAGGTGGAAAAGTATGGTCGTTAGATCGACGAAAAAAATTATTGAGTCTAGCTAAAAAGTACCATGTTGTTATTTTAGAGGATGATCCTTATGGTGATATTCAATTCGAAAAGAAAGAAACACCGCCATCTTTAGCTTCAATGGATCAAAATAAGTATGTACTTTATACAAGTACAATTTCTAAAACCGTTGCACCAGCACTTAGGATTGGTTGGATTGTTGGGCCTCATCAAATCATACGGCTAATGGCACAAGCTAAACAAGCAACCGATCTTCACACAAATTCTATTAGTCAACATGCACTTGTTCATTTGATAGATGATTTTGATATTGATGGACATATTCAACGGATAAGAGATACCTACTATGAACGGATGCTTATCATGAAGAATTTACTTGATCAAGTAGAATTAGAAGGAATGTCTTATACAGAGCCTAAAGGTGGCATGTTTATGTGGGTAAATATGCCGAAACATATTAATACAACAAAGTTATTAGAAACGGCTGTCAGTAAAGGGGTTGCATTTGTACCCGGTGCACCGTTCTACGTTTCAAATCCAGAAGAAAATACAATGCGTTTAAATTTTACGAATGCCAATCCAGAAAGTATTAAGATAGGAATGGAAAGACTAGTTTCAGTAATCGAAGAGACAAAACTTCAGCTCACCTAA
- a CDS encoding ectoine synthase, protein MKVVSLEEVLGTKHEVDGGNWISRRLINKSDGMGYSVNDTIIKAGTETHIWYQNHLESVYCIEGEGEVVTISDNKVWPIKKDQLYALDKNDEHLLRAKTDMRMVCVFNPALSGNEVHDENGVYPVDED, encoded by the coding sequence ATGAAAGTTGTATCTTTAGAAGAAGTATTAGGCACAAAACATGAAGTAGACGGTGGCAATTGGATTAGTCGTCGTTTAATTAATAAAAGTGATGGAATGGGTTATTCCGTAAATGACACCATTATTAAAGCTGGTACAGAAACGCATATTTGGTATCAAAATCATCTAGAGTCTGTTTACTGTATAGAAGGAGAAGGAGAAGTTGTAACAATTAGTGACAACAAAGTGTGGCCTATTAAAAAAGATCAACTTTATGCACTAGATAAAAACGACGAACACCTTTTACGTGCAAAAACTGATATGCGAATGGTTTGTGTTTTCAATCCTGCCCTTTCAGGTAATGAAGTACATGATGAGAACGGCGTCTATCCAGTAGACGAAGATTAA
- a CDS encoding ABC transporter ATP-binding protein, with product MLDIKDISLTFNEATPDEKKALQGVNLTLEKGDFITVIGSNGAGKSTLMNVISGSLIPDVGDVKIDQHNVTILPEFKRSQYIGRVFQDPMAGTAPDMTIEENLAMAYARNKKRKLKPGVSKKRKVLFREYLETLNIGLEDRLNAKVGLLSGGERQALSLLMATFTEPNILLLDEHTAALDPSRAELITNLTHDVVEKFHLTTLMVTHNMQQALDLGNRLIMMDKGQIIFDVAGEEKQNLTIEKLLHEFKRIRGTQMDNDRAILG from the coding sequence ATGTTAGATATAAAAGATATCTCATTAACCTTCAATGAGGCCACTCCAGATGAAAAAAAGGCATTGCAAGGTGTGAACTTAACATTAGAAAAAGGCGATTTCATTACAGTTATTGGTAGTAATGGAGCAGGGAAATCCACTTTAATGAATGTGATATCAGGAAGTTTGATACCAGATGTTGGGGACGTAAAGATTGATCAACATAATGTGACGATACTACCTGAATTTAAACGATCTCAATACATTGGACGTGTTTTTCAAGATCCAATGGCTGGAACGGCACCGGATATGACGATAGAGGAAAATTTAGCAATGGCTTATGCACGAAACAAAAAAAGAAAATTAAAACCAGGTGTATCCAAAAAACGTAAAGTGTTATTTCGTGAGTATTTAGAAACATTAAATATTGGTCTAGAAGATCGTCTAAATGCGAAAGTAGGTTTGTTGTCAGGTGGAGAAAGACAAGCGCTTTCCTTACTTATGGCAACTTTCACTGAGCCTAACATCTTACTATTAGATGAACATACGGCGGCGTTGGATCCTTCACGTGCGGAATTAATAACGAATTTAACACATGATGTTGTTGAAAAGTTTCATTTAACGACGTTAATGGTAACACATAATATGCAACAAGCATTAGATCTTGGTAATCGATTAATAATGATGGATAAAGGTCAGATTATTTTTGATGTAGCAGGAGAAGAAAAACAAAATTTAACAATTGAAAAACTATTACATGAATTTAAACGTATTCGTGGAACGCAGATGGACAATGATCGGGCCATATTAGGATAG